Proteins found in one Gammaproteobacteria bacterium genomic segment:
- the arsC gene encoding arsenate reductase (glutaredoxin) (This arsenate reductase requires both glutathione and glutaredoxin to convert arsenate to arsenite, after which the efflux transporter formed by ArsA and ArsB can extrude the arsenite from the cell, providing resistance.) yields MSSIYYNPNCSKCRQTKSIFDEKNIDLDIIEYLSNTPTKEELTHITNLGIPSKDLIRTGEDEWSQTGLDIETASDDDLINAIIQYPILLQRPIVIANGKAVIARPPERVLEIL; encoded by the coding sequence ATGTCATCAATATACTACAACCCCAATTGCTCTAAATGTCGTCAAACCAAATCTATATTCGATGAAAAGAATATCGATTTAGATATTATTGAATATTTAAGCAATACACCCACTAAAGAAGAGCTTACCCACATCACTAACCTAGGGATACCATCTAAAGACTTAATTCGCACTGGTGAAGACGAATGGTCGCAAACCGGGCTGGATATTGAAACAGCCTCAGATGACGATTTGATTAATGCGATCATTCAATACCCCATTTTACTCCAACGCCCAATTGTGATTGCGAATGGTAAAGCCGTGATTGCTCGCCCGCCTGAGAGAGTATTGGAGATTCTG
- a CDS encoding right-handed parallel beta-helix repeat-containing protein, producing MKARIILYNLIITLLIPNIVHADVAVIYENSECKENLESCFISKYENIVEAIHSVKKAKLNRDTKVKFSFDNGDYYFDQTLSISASGFPEKVKEINLIGDGDNVRFIGGVAFGINESNVNNTYANNYTYDLGYLNKLDEKLYWGRGDYSFEELIINKRPYQLARWPNHGYLRTGDVISIGSIPREARISPNLPVFKFNSKRIRNWAGESDIWVRGYFKWDWFDEPLKIKSINFNKHAITLDSPHYYGLHENRRFYFSNIRSELDVAGEFYIERKRKLLKFIFKGDNKNYDAILTLLKSPLIKLSNVENVLVENITFIGGRGIGIKVEGGVNNTIKDCEFIGSGVSAIHIDGGIKHNLLNNIISYIGASPIVINAGDRQSLESSKHLVKGNIIEHYGRHIATKQAGIKLYGVGVTVEENLIRNAPHMGIYFEGNEHKIENNIIHDVCLDTGDAGAIYAGRDWSYRGNLIKRNLFFNISKSKGLDDVNAVYLDDMLSGTTIVENIFYNVYRGVLIGGGRDNSVIDNLFVETHIPIHADDRALNWASNSIEKGNVMFKKLNTVPFQSDVWVDSYPGISSIINSDPGVPLNNKVYNNNFINSGKNNIAESVKDNGIYKDNISFVDLEGLSSKQIKKILYHCSVKDACNFKDILDYIY from the coding sequence ATGAAAGCAAGAATTATTTTATATAATTTAATTATTACGTTACTAATTCCCAATATCGTGCATGCTGATGTTGCAGTTATTTATGAGAATTCTGAATGTAAAGAGAATTTGGAAAGTTGCTTTATTTCAAAATATGAAAATATTGTAGAAGCAATTCATTCTGTTAAGAAGGCTAAATTAAATCGTGATACAAAAGTAAAATTTTCTTTCGATAATGGGGATTATTACTTTGATCAAACATTAAGCATATCTGCAAGTGGGTTTCCGGAAAAAGTTAAAGAGATAAATCTTATTGGTGATGGTGATAATGTAAGATTTATTGGTGGGGTAGCATTTGGTATTAATGAATCTAACGTAAATAATACTTATGCAAATAATTATACATATGACTTGGGGTATTTAAATAAACTAGATGAAAAGCTTTATTGGGGGCGTGGCGATTATTCTTTTGAAGAGTTAATAATTAATAAGCGACCATATCAATTAGCTAGATGGCCAAATCATGGATATTTAAGAACTGGAGATGTTATATCAATAGGATCTATACCGCGCGAGGCAAGAATATCTCCTAATTTGCCTGTATTTAAATTTAATAGTAAGCGTATAAGAAATTGGGCCGGTGAATCAGATATATGGGTAAGAGGTTACTTTAAATGGGATTGGTTCGATGAGCCACTCAAAATTAAGTCAATTAATTTTAACAAACATGCAATTACGCTAGATTCACCTCACTATTATGGGTTACATGAAAATAGGAGGTTCTACTTTTCAAACATTAGAAGTGAACTTGATGTTGCAGGTGAGTTTTATATAGAACGTAAAAGAAAATTATTAAAGTTTATATTTAAAGGTGATAATAAAAATTATGATGCAATTTTAACTTTGCTCAAGTCACCTTTAATAAAATTATCTAATGTAGAAAATGTCTTAGTTGAAAATATCACATTTATTGGTGGGCGTGGCATAGGTATTAAAGTTGAGGGCGGTGTCAATAATACTATTAAAGATTGCGAGTTTATAGGGTCGGGTGTAAGTGCAATTCATATTGATGGTGGCATTAAACATAATTTATTGAATAATATTATTTCATATATTGGCGCTAGTCCAATAGTCATTAATGCGGGAGATAGGCAATCTCTTGAATCTTCTAAACATTTGGTTAAAGGAAATATAATTGAACATTATGGCAGGCACATTGCTACTAAACAGGCTGGAATAAAATTATATGGTGTAGGTGTCACTGTTGAAGAAAATTTAATTAGAAATGCGCCGCATATGGGGATTTATTTCGAAGGTAATGAACATAAGATTGAAAATAATATTATCCATGATGTATGTCTCGATACTGGTGATGCAGGTGCAATCTATGCAGGCAGAGATTGGTCATATAGAGGCAATCTTATAAAGCGTAATTTATTTTTCAACATCTCTAAGTCTAAAGGTTTAGATGATGTCAATGCTGTTTACCTGGATGACATGTTAAGTGGCACAACTATTGTGGAGAATATATTTTATAATGTTTACCGCGGTGTCTTGATAGGTGGTGGTAGGGATAATTCTGTCATAGACAATCTGTTTGTTGAAACTCATATACCAATTCATGCAGATGATCGGGCATTGAATTGGGCTTCTAATTCAATTGAAAAGGGTAATGTAATGTTTAAAAAATTAAACACGGTCCCATTTCAAAGTGATGTATGGGTCGATAGTTATCCGGGAATCTCTTCAATAATAAATAGTGATCCTGGAGTGCCTTTGAATAATAAGGTTTATAATAATAATTTTATTAACAGTGGAAAAAATAATATTGCTGAAAGTGTGAAAGATAATGGTATCTATAAAGATAATATTTCATTTGTAGATTTGGAGGGGTTATCTTCAAAGCAAATTAAAAAAATTCTATATCATTGTTCGGTTAAGGATGCCTGTAATTTTAAAGATATTCTAGACTATATTTATTGA
- a CDS encoding O-antigen ligase family protein produces MSVLIVFIIIILMLFLALYSPPGFIYLILLVGGIPISLLTGPAIFLETFGGLNSQALFLFAVFLAVLLIVIINLQKATLVILKHNIYLLFCFFAMLSLFWSNAGMESLRSYVKYVFPFIFYVMVVVSLANNFKKIKVVEIIIYLAAISSIAIAILNVFSGGLFGPVKQTYGVLGLHTLAVPYMSPANFSFFLLVPGFLALSKWLQDKDKLSLVVYIVISMSVILAFVRIGILSYFVGSIIVYFLLSKNNLFKVLVSSALLFVVVSSFFYLDQMKERMFYDPNTASYLDIINDPDKFISNLNTSGRLELWESASREFKDSDIVLGSGSGSVDAWLGRYGHVNALHSDFYRLFLDLGLTGLIIYLAAIFQLIYVCVRSYKLGFIFRVNDAVIYSVVSIASIVTMLITMLTDNTLNYATEFGVYVYGVSALSYIHYRRMLAFKKS; encoded by the coding sequence ATGTCTGTATTGATTGTTTTTATAATAATAATTTTAATGTTATTCCTAGCGTTATACTCTCCTCCTGGGTTTATATATTTGATTCTGCTAGTGGGAGGGATCCCCATTTCATTATTAACTGGCCCAGCGATATTTTTAGAAACATTTGGTGGGTTAAATTCCCAAGCATTATTTCTTTTCGCTGTTTTTCTTGCTGTTCTATTAATAGTCATTATCAATCTGCAAAAAGCAACTTTAGTAATATTAAAGCATAATATATATTTGTTGTTCTGTTTTTTTGCGATGCTATCATTATTTTGGTCGAATGCTGGAATGGAGTCTTTAAGGTCATATGTTAAATATGTATTTCCTTTTATTTTTTATGTGATGGTAGTTGTATCGCTGGCGAATAATTTTAAGAAAATAAAAGTTGTTGAAATCATTATCTATCTTGCTGCTATATCAAGTATAGCCATTGCTATATTGAATGTATTTTCGGGAGGTCTGTTTGGGCCTGTCAAGCAAACTTATGGGGTCCTTGGGTTGCATACATTGGCTGTCCCTTATATGAGCCCGGCGAATTTTTCATTTTTCTTGTTAGTGCCTGGATTTCTGGCTTTATCGAAATGGTTGCAGGATAAAGACAAACTTAGTCTTGTAGTTTATATAGTTATATCTATGTCAGTTATATTGGCTTTTGTAAGAATTGGAATACTTTCTTATTTTGTCGGTTCTATTATTGTTTATTTTTTGCTTAGTAAGAATAATTTATTTAAGGTCCTTGTGAGTTCGGCGTTATTGTTTGTCGTAGTATCTTCATTTTTCTACCTTGATCAAATGAAAGAAAGAATGTTTTATGATCCTAATACGGCTAGCTATCTAGATATAATAAATGATCCTGATAAGTTTATCAGTAATCTGAATACTTCTGGTAGGCTGGAGTTATGGGAAAGTGCTAGTAGAGAATTTAAAGATAGCGATATAGTTTTAGGGTCAGGTTCCGGATCTGTTGATGCGTGGTTAGGCAGATATGGCCATGTGAATGCATTGCACTCAGATTTTTATAGATTATTTTTAGACCTTGGCTTGACAGGACTAATTATTTATTTGGCGGCAATATTTCAGTTAATCTATGTCTGTGTTCGTTCATATAAATTAGGTTTCATTTTTAGGGTAAATGATGCCGTAATATATAGCGTGGTTTCTATTGCATCCATAGTGACTATGCTAATAACCATGCTAACTGATAATACATTAAATTATGCAACTGAGTTTGGTGTTTATGTGTATGGGGTGTCCGCTTTATCTTATATTCACTATAGAAGGATGTTGGCCTTTAAGAAGTCATGA
- a CDS encoding glycosyltransferase family 4 protein: MNTNFRGVVILQKILPHYRIPFFDELDGLLRDKNIVLQILYSNEESGQVPKTINVNKRWAKKVGCQYYKLFGKTIYRMALGKEIKSNLLIAEHAASFINLYLILLNNPADKIALWGHGENLQGDGNGKIKDFILNKADWWFGYTEHTRRVLINKGYNQKNITIVNNSIDTSIFEVEKVEYDTKVKEIKHKYNIVGENICVYCGGIYSHKKIDFLLEASLRLANEIENFTILIIGEGPDQDKVENAAENNSCIKFVGPLFGSDRVPYLKMSKAMLMPGLVGLAIIDSFSAKTPIITTDIPIHSPEIEYMNDGFNGMMVEYDIDAYVKAVKDYLSSPLKQATLEKGCERSSELYSIQSMAENFAGGIMKCLES, encoded by the coding sequence ATGAATACTAATTTTAGAGGCGTTGTAATTCTGCAAAAAATATTACCTCATTACAGAATACCATTCTTTGATGAACTTGATGGGTTGTTACGAGATAAAAATATAGTTTTACAGATCCTATATTCGAATGAAGAGAGTGGACAAGTACCAAAGACTATAAATGTAAATAAAAGATGGGCGAAGAAAGTCGGGTGTCAATATTACAAATTATTTGGTAAGACAATATATAGGATGGCGCTGGGTAAAGAGATAAAGTCAAATCTATTGATTGCAGAACATGCGGCAAGTTTTATTAACTTATATCTAATATTGCTAAATAATCCTGCAGATAAAATTGCACTTTGGGGGCATGGAGAGAATCTTCAGGGCGATGGTAACGGTAAAATAAAAGACTTTATTCTGAATAAAGCAGATTGGTGGTTTGGTTACACTGAGCATACTAGAAGAGTGTTGATAAACAAAGGTTATAATCAAAAAAACATAACGATCGTTAATAATTCAATTGATACTTCTATCTTTGAAGTTGAAAAGGTCGAATATGATACTAAAGTCAAAGAGATCAAACATAAATACAATATAGTTGGAGAAAATATATGTGTTTATTGTGGCGGTATTTATTCTCACAAAAAAATTGATTTTCTGCTTGAGGCTTCTTTAAGATTAGCGAATGAAATAGAAAATTTTACTATTTTAATAATCGGTGAAGGTCCAGACCAAGATAAAGTTGAGAATGCTGCAGAGAATAATTCATGTATAAAATTTGTAGGCCCGTTATTCGGTAGTGATAGAGTGCCTTACTTGAAGATGTCAAAAGCTATGCTAATGCCCGGATTGGTGGGCCTAGCAATTATTGATAGTTTTTCTGCAAAAACACCAATTATTACAACAGACATCCCGATTCATAGTCCAGAAATTGAGTATATGAATGATGGTTTTAATGGAATGATGGTTGAGTATGATATTGATGCATATGTCAAAGCTGTTAAAGATTATTTAAGCAGCCCTCTAAAGCAAGCCACTCTAGAGAAGGGATGTGAGAGATCATCTGAATTGTATTCTATTCAATCAATGGCAGAAAATTTTGCAGGTGGAATAATGAAATGTCTTGAAAGTTAA
- a CDS encoding glycosyltransferase family 4 protein — MRILLAHNFYRTTAPSGEDIAYSNEKEMLSNSGLNIATFEKFNDDLEGFSGLERLKLGLSNSWSSVSYRNIKSKIQSFKPDIVHFHNTFPQITPSGYAACKDMGIPVIQTLHNFRLLCANALLLREGKSCELCVSGSMFNALKYKCYRNSLSATASQVLCLKRNRYNGSYANNVDRYITLTKFAEKKFIEAGFSSEQFVTRPNFLPDPPKMREIKQNYAIFVGRVTEEKGVYTLLNAWKKTNGIELRIVGDGELLAKCKKYVDENNINVRFMGYLSRHEVIPAIQDASFMILPSNCYEGFPISLLEAFACGTPIIVSNIGGQSEIIKDGVTGLTFEVGNSGDLADVCSHLSGNAELLKSLRVNARKEFERMYTRESVFQQTLDIYNSVLS; from the coding sequence ATGAGGATTCTTCTAGCCCATAATTTTTACAGAACAACTGCACCAAGTGGTGAAGACATAGCGTATTCAAATGAAAAGGAAATGCTATCTAATAGTGGTCTGAATATTGCCACATTTGAAAAATTTAATGATGACTTGGAAGGTTTTAGTGGATTGGAGAGATTAAAGCTTGGGTTGAGTAATAGTTGGTCGTCGGTCTCTTATAGAAACATAAAATCAAAAATACAATCTTTTAAACCCGATATAGTTCATTTTCATAATACATTTCCTCAAATAACACCAAGCGGATACGCTGCCTGTAAGGACATGGGTATACCTGTCATTCAAACATTGCATAATTTTAGATTGCTTTGTGCTAATGCTTTGCTTTTGAGAGAAGGTAAGTCTTGTGAGCTTTGCGTTTCTGGCTCTATGTTTAATGCGTTAAAATATAAATGTTATAGAAATTCTCTTTCTGCGACTGCTTCACAAGTCCTTTGTTTAAAAAGAAATCGTTATAATGGATCTTATGCAAATAACGTAGATCGTTATATAACGCTGACCAAGTTTGCAGAGAAAAAATTTATAGAAGCGGGTTTTTCATCTGAGCAATTTGTTACGCGGCCAAATTTCTTGCCAGATCCTCCGAAGATGAGAGAAATAAAGCAAAATTATGCAATTTTTGTTGGCAGAGTGACCGAAGAAAAAGGTGTATATACTCTCTTAAATGCTTGGAAAAAAACTAATGGAATAGAGTTGAGAATTGTGGGTGATGGTGAATTATTAGCTAAATGTAAAAAATATGTGGATGAAAATAATATTAATGTAAGATTTATGGGTTATTTATCTAGGCATGAAGTGATTCCAGCTATTCAAGATGCAAGCTTTATGATTCTACCTTCAAATTGTTATGAGGGATTTCCTATTAGTTTATTAGAAGCATTTGCTTGTGGAACGCCCATTATAGTGTCGAATATAGGTGGTCAATCGGAGATTATAAAAGATGGTGTTACTGGCTTGACGTTTGAAGTAGGTAATTCAGGCGATCTCGCTGATGTGTGTAGCCATCTTTCTGGCAATGCGGAGTTACTTAAGAGCTTGAGGGTAAATGCAAGAAAGGAATTTGAACGTATGTATACAAGAGAGTCGGTTTTTCAACAGACATTGGATATATATAACTCTGTTTTATCGTAA
- a CDS encoding WecB/TagA/CpsF family glycosyltransferase, with product MNSNLTIFDIEISGKDKAQLSLEISDAIKNGIEPLTLACANPHSLVVSLDDALFKKALKSTNVLVADGKGVALAGRYVKKHPVERITGFDMFSITMKELERLEKSVFFFGSSDLVLNKIASAVGKDYPGVRLAGVLSPPFGEWSIDENNEMIERINKEKPDVLWVGMTAPKQEKWVEQNKSKLNVKVIGSIGAVFDFYAGTKPRAPAWMCSLGIEWLHRLIKEPKRMWKRNFISTPLFLRLLFKESNGK from the coding sequence ATGAATAGTAATCTGACTATATTTGATATTGAAATATCTGGTAAAGATAAAGCTCAGTTATCATTAGAAATTAGTGATGCCATAAAAAATGGTATTGAGCCGCTAACCTTGGCATGTGCTAATCCTCACTCACTTGTAGTTAGTCTTGATGATGCCCTTTTTAAAAAGGCATTAAAAAGTACTAATGTACTGGTTGCAGATGGAAAAGGAGTTGCGTTGGCAGGTCGTTATGTCAAGAAACATCCAGTGGAGAGAATTACTGGTTTTGATATGTTTTCAATAACCATGAAAGAACTTGAAAGACTTGAGAAAAGTGTTTTTTTCTTTGGTTCCTCAGATCTTGTTTTAAATAAAATTGCGAGTGCAGTTGGGAAGGATTATCCAGGTGTGAGATTGGCTGGTGTATTGTCTCCACCATTCGGCGAGTGGTCCATCGATGAAAATAATGAGATGATTGAACGTATTAATAAAGAAAAACCAGATGTTCTATGGGTGGGGATGACTGCACCCAAGCAAGAAAAATGGGTTGAGCAGAATAAATCAAAGTTAAATGTGAAAGTCATAGGCTCTATTGGTGCTGTTTTTGACTTTTATGCTGGGACAAAGCCACGAGCGCCAGCGTGGATGTGTTCACTTGGAATTGAGTGGTTGCATAGATTAATAAAAGAGCCTAAAAGAATGTGGAAAAGAAATTTTATTTCAACTCCATTATTCCTCAGATTGTTGTTCAAAGAATCAAATGGAAAATAA
- the gmd gene encoding GDP-mannose 4,6-dehydratase: MSNKIALITGITGQDGAYLAEFLLKKGYEVHGIKRRTSLFNTDRIDHLYQDPHTDNQKFVLHYGDMTDTSSLIRIIQQIQPDEIYNLAAQSHVAVSFEEPEYTADSDAIGALRILEAIRILGFEKKTRYYQASTSELFGKVQEIPQKETTPFYPRSPYAVAKLYAYWVTVNYREAYGIYACNGILFNHESPLRGETFVTRKITRGLARIKEGLEKCLYLGNMDAKRDWGHARDFVEAQWIMLQQDEAEDFVIATGEQHSVREFVEIASKKIGIEITWSGSGVNEKGTDQNGNVVIQVDPRYFRPTEVETLLGDPSKAKEKLGWVHKTSFDSLVKEMVDEDLQLAKRDALIKEKGFKTFDYKE, translated from the coding sequence ATGTCAAATAAGATTGCTCTAATCACCGGTATTACTGGCCAAGATGGCGCCTACTTAGCGGAATTTCTTTTAAAGAAAGGCTATGAGGTTCATGGTATTAAACGCCGTACATCATTGTTCAATACTGATCGTATTGACCACCTCTATCAGGACCCTCATACAGATAATCAAAAGTTTGTACTTCACTACGGTGATATGACAGATACATCTAGTTTGATTCGCATTATTCAACAGATTCAGCCAGATGAGATTTATAACTTAGCAGCACAAAGTCATGTGGCTGTTTCGTTTGAAGAGCCTGAATATACTGCAGATTCAGATGCCATTGGTGCACTTAGGATACTCGAAGCTATTCGAATTTTAGGTTTTGAAAAGAAAACACGTTACTACCAGGCGTCTACTTCTGAGCTATTTGGCAAGGTGCAAGAAATACCTCAAAAAGAAACAACACCGTTTTACCCTCGTTCACCTTATGCGGTAGCAAAATTGTATGCATACTGGGTGACAGTAAATTATCGAGAGGCTTATGGGATCTATGCCTGTAATGGTATTTTATTTAATCATGAATCACCGTTACGTGGCGAAACTTTTGTCACGCGCAAAATTACTCGTGGACTTGCCCGTATTAAAGAAGGTTTAGAGAAATGTTTATACCTGGGAAATATGGATGCTAAACGAGACTGGGGTCATGCGCGAGATTTTGTAGAAGCACAATGGATAATGCTTCAGCAAGATGAGGCCGAAGATTTTGTGATAGCGACAGGTGAGCAACATAGTGTTCGGGAATTTGTAGAAATTGCCTCTAAAAAAATTGGTATTGAAATTACCTGGAGTGGCTCAGGTGTCAATGAAAAAGGCACTGATCAAAATGGAAATGTCGTGATACAGGTGGACCCTCGTTATTTTCGCCCAACTGAAGTGGAAACTTTGCTGGGTGACCCAAGCAAAGCTAAGGAGAAGCTAGGGTGGGTGCATAAAACAAGTTTTGATAGTTTAGTAAAAGAAATGGTTGATGAAGACTTGCAGCTTGCAAAGCGTGATGCCTTAATAAAAGAAAAAGGTTTCAAGACTTTCGACTATAAAGAGTAA
- a CDS encoding GDP-L-fucose synthase yields MQKDAKIYVAGHRGLVGSAIVRHLIAEGFSNILTRASSELDLSNQQAVNEFFIENKPDYVFLAAAKVGGILANDSYPADFIYKNLMIEANVINAAYESAAKKLLFLGSTCIYPRLASQPLKEEYLLSGPLEPTNEWYAVAKIAGIKMCQAYRIQHGCDFISAMPTNLYGPGDNFDLQNSHVLPALIRKFHVAKISDSPSVTMWGTGSPKREFCHVDDCAQACVFLMHEYSGNDIVNIGVGEDVSISDLGEMVKSIVGFQGNIEYDTSKPDGTPRKLVDVSKIHSLGWHANTSLEDGVAATYQWYLDNLTN; encoded by the coding sequence ATGCAAAAAGATGCCAAGATATATGTAGCGGGCCACCGAGGATTGGTGGGTTCTGCAATTGTTCGTCACTTAATTGCTGAGGGATTTTCAAATATTCTTACACGCGCTAGTAGCGAGCTTGATCTTTCTAATCAGCAGGCTGTTAATGAATTTTTTATAGAGAATAAACCTGATTATGTTTTTCTTGCTGCAGCAAAAGTGGGAGGTATATTAGCCAACGATTCTTACCCGGCAGATTTTATTTATAAAAATTTAATGATTGAGGCTAATGTTATTAACGCTGCCTATGAATCAGCAGCTAAAAAATTACTATTTCTTGGTAGTACCTGTATTTATCCTAGGTTAGCTTCTCAGCCATTAAAAGAAGAGTATTTGTTATCTGGCCCATTAGAGCCAACTAATGAATGGTATGCAGTAGCAAAGATTGCTGGAATCAAAATGTGCCAGGCTTATCGAATACAACATGGGTGTGATTTTATTTCTGCAATGCCCACGAACTTATATGGTCCTGGTGATAATTTTGATTTACAGAATTCTCATGTTTTACCGGCTTTGATTAGAAAATTCCATGTAGCAAAAATATCTGACTCACCTAGTGTAACTATGTGGGGAACAGGTTCACCTAAGAGAGAATTTTGTCATGTCGATGACTGTGCACAAGCATGTGTGTTTCTAATGCATGAATATAGTGGAAACGATATTGTGAATATCGGTGTTGGTGAGGATGTATCGATTAGTGACTTGGGCGAGATGGTTAAATCAATTGTTGGTTTTCAGGGAAATATTGAATATGACACAAGCAAGCCTGATGGAACACCTAGAAAGTTAGTTGACGTATCAAAAATTCATTCGTTAGGTTGGCATGCTAATACATCATTAGAAGATGGTGTTGCAGCCACATATCAGTGGTATTTAGATAATCTCACGAATTAA
- the sucD gene encoding succinate--CoA ligase subunit alpha, translating into MSVLIDEYTQILCQGITGSVGTFHTQQGLDYGSKIVAGVTPGKGGSMHLDLPVYNTVNEVMQNHEIDATVIYVPAAFAADAILEAVEAEIPLIVCITEGIPVQDMIPVSDILETSSSLLIGPNCPGIITPDQCKIGIMPGTIHKAGNVGIVSRSGTLTYVAVDQTKEHGQSTCIGIGGDPIHGLDFIECLTMFEHDPDTDVIVMVGEIGGSAEEEAAEFIQTAIHKPIVSYIAGASAPPGKRMGHAGAIISGGKGTAEEKYKALENAGVHTVRTLAGIGEAVNRILT; encoded by the coding sequence ATGAGTGTATTAATCGACGAATACACACAAATACTTTGCCAAGGCATTACCGGCAGTGTGGGCACATTTCACACTCAACAAGGCTTAGACTACGGCAGTAAAATTGTCGCTGGTGTCACTCCAGGCAAAGGTGGCAGCATGCATTTAGATTTACCGGTGTATAACACCGTCAATGAAGTCATGCAGAATCATGAGATCGATGCCACCGTTATTTATGTCCCTGCAGCATTTGCAGCCGATGCAATATTAGAAGCCGTTGAAGCTGAAATTCCACTAATTGTATGCATTACAGAAGGCATTCCCGTTCAGGACATGATTCCTGTTAGCGATATTCTAGAAACAAGTAGCTCGTTATTAATTGGCCCGAATTGCCCGGGCATAATCACACCAGACCAATGCAAAATTGGCATTATGCCCGGAACCATTCACAAAGCTGGCAATGTTGGCATTGTTTCCCGCTCTGGCACACTTACTTATGTGGCTGTAGACCAAACAAAAGAACATGGCCAATCAACTTGCATTGGCATTGGCGGCGATCCAATACATGGTTTGGATTTCATTGAATGCCTTACCATGTTTGAACATGACCCAGACACCGATGTGATTGTTATGGTGGGGGAAATTGGCGGCAGCGCAGAAGAAGAAGCGGCAGAATTTATTCAAACCGCTATTCATAAACCCATTGTTAGTTACATTGCCGGTGCAAGCGCGCCGCCAGGAAAACGCATGGGGCATGCTGGCGCAATAATTAGTGGTGGCAAAGGTACTGCAGAAGAAAAATACAAAGCATTAGAAAATGCAGGGGTTCATACGGTAAGAACATTAGCGGGAATTGGTGAAGCGGTTAATAGGATACTTACTTAA